From the Vallitalea longa genome, the window ATTCCAAAACTGCAAGAAAAGTTACAATTATCTCTATTCGAGAAACTTGGCTCTCAAGAACATCTCTAAAACTTATCGTTTGATATTGTTTCGATAAATCTATTATATATTCTATCTTGTCGTTTACGGTATACTCTTCTTTAACAATTTCACCAAAATCACTTCTTATAGGGTCTATTTTGTTATGTTGTTTTTTCATTACAGACTGAAATATGTTATAAATCATTGACAAATCTATATTAGATAGTATTTGACTAGCTTCTATTTTCTCTTCATAATTAATTATTTCAGCTGGAATAGTGGGTTCTTTGAATATCACCTTTTTTGCATCCATCTGTCTAACTTTCAATTTATCTCTAATATATTTGAATTTCTTATATTCAATCAATTTATTCACTAATTCTTCTCTAGGATCCGTTTCTACTTCGTCTTCTTTTTTTTCTACTGGTAATAACATTTTTGATTTTATATTAATCAAAGTTGCCGCCATTTCAATAAATTCACTCATGATTTCCATATTTTTTTCTTCAAGCTTTTTTATATAATCAAGAAACTGATCTGTAACAATTACTATCGGTATATCATAGATATTTAATTTATGTTTATCTATAAGATGTAATAATAGATCTAAAGGCCCTTCAAATACTTCTAATTTAACAGGAATACTCAATCAAAAAATCCTCTCTTAATTATTGTAATCATACTAAATAATTGCATTAAGTATACTATTTATAACTGTTTCTGTAATACTGCTTAAAACTCCAGCTGCAAGTACTAATATAAATAATGCTTGAATCACTTTCTCGTATTGAACAAATTTAAAGTATGTTTGTGGATTTAATGCCTGAATTATCTTCACCATATCAAAAGGCGGTACAGGTAATACATTAACAATAACGATTGCTAAATTATAGACCATTAAAGAACTTATAAAACCATCTAAATAACCATTTTGCCCTCTTACTGCAAAATAAATGGGTATCATTATTGTCATCATTAATAAATTACATAATAACCCAATTAATGTTATTGATATAAGACCTTTCTTTTTATCTCTTAGTCTTCCAGTATTAAAACTAAAAGGTTTCTGCCATCCTACTCCTAGAAAAACAAATGATATTATCCCAAAAGGATCCATATATTTTATAGGATTAAATGAAACCTTTGTTTCTTTTTTGTATAATGGGTGAACCAAATATTTATAGCAAATAATCCTAGGATATTCATGAACACACACAACTATGACTGCACAAACAAAACTTATAACTATGTCTATTAGAAATTCTATTACTTCCATGTATTACACCTCGTTTTTCATTCTATAAGATATTGTACTAATAATTGGTTATAATTTCAAGCAATACTTGAAATTTCTTTTTTCTATGTAAAGAATTTCTACTTATATTTACCTATAATTTTTTAACAAGTAAAACTTAATTGCTCTAGCTATAACCTAAAAGTACTTTGGATGTATTTATTTATTGATGTATTTTTAAAGAATATTGATTCAGATTGGGAATTTCAATCAAGCTAATGTTTTCTATCTTAGAAGTTTATTAAAGATAACTTCAACATATTTGAAATTGTAAATAGATTATATTGTTTTTATTTATTGGAATTCAATAAAGCACAAACTTAATTATTGAATAAATTTTATATACTTAATATGAGAGGGATCAAATATTATTCATTATTAAAATACCATTTTAACATTATAATCTGAAGATTGTTTCTCAAAAGATACTTTCAAACCTTCTGATTTTAATGATGCATCCACGGTAGTGTCTACAACTATCCATTCATTTTCTACAAGAACTTCATTCCAAGCATGATAGGCAGAAGTAAAATTACTATCTCCATGAATAAGCTTTGTTGGAATGTTTATGCTTCTTAACATAACCGCAAATAGAGAAGCATAATCGTAGCATATTCCTTTTTCACTAGATAATGTTAAGCTAGTTGAAGGTAAATATTTACTACTAACATTATTTGCTTTTTCATAATCATATGAGACATTATCAATAATATAATCGTAGATAATCTCTACTTTCTCTCTATCAGTCTTGGTGTTTTTAGTAAGTTCTTTAGCTAGAATAGCTGCCTTTGAATTGCTTGTCCAATGTACATTCTGAACACTTGCCAAGAATACTGCATTCTTATTTGAATCAATATGTACTTTACTAGATGTTAATAATTTATATTTATTTCCATCTGATTTTTTATATATTCCTACAGTATACTCACCGTTGCCCATCTGTAATGGTAGCTCTTCATTTGATGAATTAAGGTTATAGGTATATCTATCCGAACCTTTTTTCACGACAACTTTTAAGTCAGAATAATTAGTAGCATCATAATTGATGCTTACTGTGCCGTTATCAGTATTGGCCTTTATAATTTCACTTTTTGCACATACTGTTACTCCAGTTAATGCTACAAAGATAAAAGCAACTATAAAAGATAATACTATTTTTTTCAGTTTGTAACTCTCCCTTCGGCACCTGGCTATCTTCTTACGAAGACCCTATAGTTTTGCGTCCCTACCTCACGGTAGGTTTGCCATTATTCGTGGGAAAGAAAAGTAATGAAACTTCTCTTTCGGTAACTGGCTACCATATCATCTCTGACTTAGGCCCTATAGTTTTGCGTCTTCAGCTTTCACTGAATTTGCCACTTCGAGAAAAGATCTGATTACTAGGTAATCAAAGTCTTCCTCTGGTAACTGGCTGTCATAGCTTAAATTAAGCCTTAGACCCTATAGCTTTGTGTCACATACTTTCGTATGCTTTACGATTTACAGAATAATTCGGTCAATACTGCCCGACTATTGATTACCCTCTCAAATATATTATACCATATTAATTAATAATGGTAAATATTACTATTTTTAAAATTTTCTATGATATCTCCAGTATTCATCTATATCATCAATTGTAATGGTCATATCATCCTGCTCTCTATGTCCATTACTGTATTTTACAGTAAATCGGAAGATTAGCTCTTCTGGTTTATTTCTACCCCATTTATGTATCATATCATTATTCCATAATTCTCCTGACCATTTTGAGCTACTATCATTGTTTAAATATATATTAATAGGTGTGGATTGTGCTAGAATCTCAACGAATACAGATTGTGCTTTTACAGAACTCTTACTATTAATTAGTGTTGTATCTGCGGCTAACATAAATCTTTCACCTGACCAGAAAGTATCGATATTCCTTGGAGAATCATCTGTACCACTAATGGATTGATTGTATTTTATCCTGTTTTCATTCCACTTGATTGTATGATTTACCTTACCACTTATAGTTAAGTCATTAACTTTTAATATACATGAAGTCTTGGCGGTACCTCCGTTCTTGTCATCAACGGTTATTAGCACTTCGTATTCACCTATTTCTAGATTATTGTAGTCAGTTATAAATGGTTTTTGATTGTAATTATAATAATTGACAGTATAAGTATCTGATTCTATGGTTCTTTTGATTGGTATTATTCTAGTAAGTTTGACATGTAATTCAAGTGTATCCTTATCAATGTCATTCATCAATATTTTCAGAGAAACATTATCTCCTTCATAAATGTAAGTTGGTTTAATTGATAGTATTTTAACTGTTGGAGGAGTATTTTTAATATAGGTGAATGTTTTGTACCGGGTTTCACTGTTATGATTAGGGGTTGTTGCTGTGAATTTCGCAGTATACTCATTGTTACTTATGTTTTTTCTGGTTTCTGTATACTTGAGTTTCCAGTACTTCTTACCTCCATATGTTCTTGATAATTTTAAGTCTTTAGTGCAAGCATAACCAGTACCATTGAATAAAGCAACTCTTACATTGTTAACATATTTACTGGTTGTAGCTTCTATAAGGGTTTCTTTGTCATAGGTAATCTGCCTTTCTATGGTTGGGATTAAGTCTACAGGTGTTTTTACTCTGACATTAAACTCTTTAGTATCCTTTACAGCTGAATTATTATAATCTGTTGCATTAACAATAAATTTGTATCTTCCGTCTTTTAGTGTTTCTGGAATCTTATATTTGGTATCTCTCCAAGTGTAAGTCATTCCATCTTTTGTAGCAGAATAAGTACTGTCTTTTTTTATTTTATCAGTCTTGCAGCTACCATAATAATACATACTCATATCCAGAAGGTTTCTTTTGTTATAGCTAGTTGTTGTGTCAAATAGTACTAGTGATTCACTAGCAGGTATAGAGTCTAGTGAGAAGTCTGTTTTATAGGTTTTTAGCTTAGCGTTAAGTATGAGTTTAGGTTCTACTGACATAGTGAATGTTACAGGTAGGCTCCAAGCCCCTTCTATGTCTTTTACTCTGTATCTTATGATATATTCTATTTTGATACCGTTGGAGTCTGTACCAGGTAGATCCGTTGGTATTCTACCCATGCGATAGTCTTTTTCACCAACTTTTTTCCACTCGTAACGTTCCCCTGTTATTCCTTTATTGGACATATCCATGTGATCTAGGTCATAACCACTACCGTTCATGTTGTCTATCAATAGACGTGATTTATCTTTACTAGGGGCATAGTTAACTGTAAGGTTGGCTATAGGTCTTCTATGTACTAATAGATTAACATTGTTTTTATTACTCCATTTTCTGTATTCATCAAAGTTTTTATTATTGTTGGTTACTGGATTATCTTGTGCCTGGTATTCTAGTTTGTATTTTCCTACTTCATGGAAAGTTTTTTTACCGGTAACTTTTTTCCCTATTATATTGGGAGTTCCATTAGTATTGGTAAACATTGAGTTGTCGAAACTACTGAATACAAATCTATCGGTGTATTTACTGTCTGATTCGTAATCAT encodes:
- a CDS encoding transglutaminase-like domain-containing protein, whose protein sequence is MKKGSDRYTYNLNSSNEELPLQMGNGEYTVGIYKKSDGNKYKLLTSSKVHIDSNKNAVFLASVQNVHWTSNSKAAILAKELTKNTKTDREKVEIIYDYIIDNVSYDYEKANNVSSKYLPSTSLTLSSEKGICYDYASLFAVMLRSINIPTKLIHGDSNFTSAYHAWNEVLVENEWIVVDTTVDASLKSEGLKVSFEKQSSDYNVKMVF
- a CDS encoding site-2 protease family protein, which produces MEVIEFLIDIVISFVCAVIVVCVHEYPRIICYKYLVHPLYKKETKVSFNPIKYMDPFGIISFVFLGVGWQKPFSFNTGRLRDKKKGLISITLIGLLCNLLMMTIMIPIYFAVRGQNGYLDGFISSLMVYNLAIVIVNVLPVPPFDMVKIIQALNPQTYFKFVQYEKVIQALFILVLAAGVLSSITETVINSILNAII
- a CDS encoding segregation and condensation protein A, with the protein product MSIPVKLEVFEGPLDLLLHLIDKHKLNIYDIPIVIVTDQFLDYIKKLEEKNMEIMSEFIEMAATLINIKSKMLLPVEKKEDEVETDPREELVNKLIEYKKFKYIRDKLKVRQMDAKKVIFKEPTIPAEIINYEEKIEASQILSNIDLSMIYNIFQSVMKKQHNKIDPIRSDFGEIVKEEYTVNDKIEYIIDLSKQYQTISFRDVLESQVSRIEIIVTFLAVLELIKMGRISIMQKEIFDDIIIKYKESC